Proteins encoded in a region of the Mycolicibacterium duvalii genome:
- the rdgB gene encoding RdgB/HAM1 family non-canonical purine NTP pyrophosphatase, whose translation MPQLLVASRNRKKLAELQRVLDAAGLTGVTLLSLDDVVSFDEAPETGATFEDNAMAKARDAFAATGVPTVADDSGLEVDALNGMPGVLSARWAGRHGDDVANTALVLAQLAEVPDERRGAAFVSACALVYGPAPGDSAVVRGSWTGDIVRAPRGDGGFGYDPIFLPTGSDRTAAELTPEEKDAVSHRGRALAALLPSLRTVF comes from the coding sequence ATGCCGCAACTGCTGGTCGCTTCGCGCAACCGCAAGAAGCTCGCCGAGCTCCAGCGGGTTCTCGACGCTGCTGGGCTGACCGGTGTCACGCTGCTGTCCCTCGATGACGTGGTGTCATTCGACGAAGCGCCCGAGACCGGCGCGACGTTCGAGGACAACGCAATGGCCAAGGCCCGCGACGCGTTCGCCGCGACGGGCGTGCCGACCGTGGCCGACGATTCCGGTCTGGAGGTCGACGCCCTCAACGGGATGCCGGGTGTCCTCAGCGCGCGCTGGGCAGGCCGGCACGGTGACGACGTCGCCAACACGGCGCTGGTACTCGCGCAGCTGGCCGAGGTGCCCGACGAACGTCGCGGTGCGGCGTTCGTGTCCGCGTGCGCCCTGGTCTACGGGCCTGCTCCGGGCGACAGCGCGGTGGTGCGGGGCAGCTGGACCGGCGACATCGTGCGCGCGCCCCGTGGCGACGGAGGATTCGGCTACGACCCGATTTTCTTGCCGACCGGCTCTGATCGCACCGCCGCCGAGCTGACTCCCGAGGAGAAGGACGCAGTCTCCCACCGCGGCCGGGCGCTGGCCGCGCTGCTGCCGTCCCTGCGCACGGTGTTCTGA
- a CDS encoding DUF3817 domain-containing protein — MTAQDSPAPLIPVETIRKALLGYRVLAWVTGIWLIALCYEMVMKYGFGDDSLGWIAVVHGWVYFVYLLFTANLAVKVRWPIAKTVGVLLAGTIPLVGIVVEHIQTQKIKEQFGIDTEPESRAHDSA; from the coding sequence GTGACCGCACAAGACTCCCCCGCTCCCCTGATCCCCGTCGAAACCATCCGCAAAGCGCTGCTCGGCTACCGCGTGCTGGCGTGGGTGACCGGCATCTGGCTGATCGCGCTGTGCTACGAGATGGTGATGAAGTACGGGTTCGGTGACGACTCCCTGGGGTGGATCGCCGTCGTCCACGGCTGGGTGTACTTCGTCTACCTGCTGTTCACCGCTAACCTGGCGGTCAAGGTGCGCTGGCCGATCGCCAAGACCGTGGGGGTCCTGCTGGCCGGCACCATCCCGCTGGTCGGCATCGTCGTCGAGCATATCCAGACCCAGAAGATCAAAGAGCAATTCGGTATCGACACCGAGCCCGAATCGCGCGCGCACGACAGTGCTTGA
- a CDS encoding AraC family transcriptional regulator, producing the protein MTASAFSDRNLSESANLVSAPRRRVIDLRRGGRALGGSYLYEGDALITGWHSHDVHQIEYALHGVVEVETDSAHYLLPPQQAAWIPAGLEHQAVMNPDVKTVAVMFDRSLITDAGDRARILAVSPLIREMMIYALRWPIERACGDDTADGFFRTLAALVTEALDHEAPLSLPTSDHPIVAAAMAYTKEHLDSATCAQVSKAVAVSERTLRRLFSDTLGLPWRTYLLHARMLRAMALLAAPMQTVQDTATAVGFDSVSSFTRAFTQYCGETPSAYRRRVTESAE; encoded by the coding sequence ATGACCGCCTCTGCGTTCTCGGACAGAAACTTGTCCGAGTCGGCCAACCTGGTCTCTGCCCCGCGGCGACGGGTGATCGATCTGCGCCGCGGCGGCCGCGCCCTGGGCGGCAGCTACCTCTACGAGGGCGACGCGCTGATCACCGGGTGGCACTCCCACGACGTCCACCAGATCGAGTACGCGCTGCACGGTGTCGTCGAGGTCGAGACTGACTCGGCCCATTACCTGCTGCCTCCCCAGCAGGCCGCGTGGATTCCGGCCGGCCTGGAGCACCAGGCCGTGATGAATCCCGACGTCAAGACGGTCGCGGTGATGTTCGACCGGTCGCTGATCACCGACGCGGGCGACCGCGCCCGCATCCTGGCGGTGTCACCGCTGATCCGGGAGATGATGATCTATGCGCTGCGCTGGCCTATCGAGCGAGCGTGCGGCGACGACACCGCCGACGGGTTCTTCCGCACCCTGGCCGCGCTGGTCACCGAGGCGCTCGACCACGAGGCCCCGCTCAGCCTGCCCACCTCCGATCATCCGATCGTCGCCGCGGCCATGGCCTACACCAAAGAGCACCTCGACTCCGCCACTTGCGCGCAGGTGAGCAAGGCGGTCGCGGTGTCCGAGCGCACGTTGCGCCGGCTGTTCTCCGACACACTCGGGTTGCCGTGGCGGACCTACCTGCTGCATGCCCGCATGCTGCGCGCCATGGCGTTGCTGGCCGCACCGATGCAGACGGTGCAGGACACCGCCACCGCCGTCGGGTTCGACAGCGTCAGCTCCTTCACCCGGGCGTTCACCCAGTACTGCGGTGAGACACCGTCCGCCTATCGGCGCCGGGTCACCGAATCGGCAGAATGA
- a CDS encoding amidohydrolase family protein — MSTDDLILVSIDDHVVEPPDMFLRHVPAKYKDEAPIVVTDDKGVDQWMYQGRPQGVSGLNAVVSWPAEEWGRDPAGFAEMRPGVYDVHERVRDMNRNGILASMCFPTFTGFSARHLNMHREETTLVMVSAYNDWHIDEWAGSYPDRFIPIAILPTWNPAAMCDEIRRVAAKGCRAVTMPELPHLEGLPSYFDEDYWGPVFRTLSEENVVMCLHIGTGFGAISMAKDAPIDNLIILATQVSAMCAQDLLWGPAMRNYPDLKFAFSEGGIGWIPFYLDRSDRHYTNQKWLRRDFGDKLPSDVFREHSLACYVTDKTSLKLRHEIGIDIIAWECDYPHSDCFWPDAPEQVLAELTAAGADATDINKITWQNACNFFSWDPFARTEKTEATVGALRAKATDVDTSIRSRAEWARLYQEKQLAGA, encoded by the coding sequence CTGAGCACCGACGACCTGATTCTGGTGAGTATCGACGACCACGTGGTGGAACCGCCGGACATGTTCCTGCGCCATGTGCCGGCCAAGTACAAGGACGAGGCCCCGATCGTCGTCACCGACGACAAGGGCGTCGACCAGTGGATGTACCAGGGCCGCCCGCAGGGCGTCAGCGGTCTGAACGCGGTCGTGTCCTGGCCGGCCGAGGAGTGGGGCCGCGATCCGGCCGGGTTCGCCGAGATGCGTCCCGGCGTCTACGACGTCCACGAGCGGGTGCGCGACATGAACCGCAACGGCATTCTCGCCTCGATGTGTTTCCCGACGTTCACCGGCTTCTCCGCGCGCCATCTCAACATGCACCGCGAGGAGACCACCCTGGTGATGGTGTCGGCTTACAACGACTGGCACATCGACGAGTGGGCCGGTTCCTACCCGGACCGGTTCATTCCGATCGCGATCCTGCCGACCTGGAATCCCGCAGCCATGTGTGACGAGATCCGTCGCGTCGCCGCCAAGGGCTGCCGCGCGGTCACCATGCCGGAACTGCCCCACCTGGAAGGTCTGCCCAGCTACTTCGACGAGGACTACTGGGGCCCGGTGTTCCGCACGCTCTCGGAGGAGAACGTGGTGATGTGCCTGCACATTGGCACCGGGTTCGGCGCGATCTCGATGGCCAAGGACGCCCCGATCGACAACCTGATCATCCTGGCCACCCAGGTGTCGGCGATGTGCGCGCAGGACCTGCTGTGGGGCCCGGCGATGCGCAACTACCCGGATCTGAAGTTCGCGTTCTCCGAAGGCGGCATCGGCTGGATCCCGTTCTACCTCGACCGCAGCGACCGCCACTACACCAATCAGAAATGGCTGCGCCGCGACTTCGGCGACAAATTGCCCTCCGACGTGTTCCGCGAGCACTCGCTGGCCTGCTATGTCACCGACAAGACCTCGCTGAAGCTCCGGCATGAGATCGGCATCGACATCATCGCGTGGGAATGCGACTATCCGCACTCGGACTGCTTCTGGCCCGATGCGCCCGAGCAGGTGCTCGCCGAGTTGACGGCGGCCGGCGCCGACGCCACCGACATCAACAAGATCACCTGGCAGAACGCCTGCAACTTCTTCTCGTGGGATCCGTTCGCTCGCACCGAAAAGACCGAGGCCACCGTGGGTGCGCTGCGGGCCAAGGCCACCGATGTCGACACGTCGATCCGGTCGCGCGCCGAGTGGGCGCGGTTGTACCAGGAAAAGCAGCTCGCGGGGGCCTGA
- a CDS encoding sulfatase-like hydrolase/transferase translates to MTSTRPDIVIVMTDEERATPPYESAAVQRWRKEALPGRGWFDEHGVSFARHYTGSLACVPSRPTIFTGHYPDLHGVTQTDGLGKNYDDSRLRWLRRGEVPTLGNWFRAAGYDTHYDGKWHISHADLVDPATGETLATNDDEGRVDSAAVRRYLEADPLAPYGFSGWVGPEPHGAKLSNAGVRRDPLIADRVVAWLDDRYARRRAGDPAALRPFLLVASFVNPHDIVLFPGWSRRSPLTPSPSDPPHVPPAPTAEEDLSTKPAAQKSFRDAYYSGYGPARAIERTYRRGAQRYRDLYYRLHAEVDSPIDRVRRAVTEGGSGAGPDETVLVRTADHGDLLGAHGGLHQKWFNLYDEATRVPFVIARIGRNPTTARTVTAPTSHVDLVPTLLAAAHVDVGRVAEELAQDFSEVHPLIGCNLMPVVDGAPADDDRPVYLMTRDNVLEGDTGASGAARALGLTARVPRPLRIRIPANTGANFEGLVLRVDDGVAEGGRGHLWKLVRSFDDPSTWTEPGVRQLAADGRRGPTYRSTPLDDQWELYDLTVDPSEAHNRWTDPDLHALRSFLRTQLKSVRTQSVPERNRPWPYAARRSAPRAAHRPVRDALTAVRRRLR, encoded by the coding sequence ATGACATCCACCCGCCCCGACATCGTCATCGTGATGACCGACGAGGAACGCGCGACACCGCCCTACGAGAGCGCCGCGGTGCAGCGCTGGCGGAAGGAAGCGCTGCCGGGCCGCGGGTGGTTCGACGAGCACGGCGTCAGTTTTGCCCGCCACTACACCGGGTCGCTGGCGTGCGTACCGAGCCGGCCGACCATCTTCACCGGCCACTACCCGGACCTGCACGGGGTCACCCAGACCGACGGCCTCGGCAAGAATTACGACGACTCGCGGCTGCGCTGGCTGCGCCGCGGCGAGGTGCCGACTCTGGGCAACTGGTTCCGCGCCGCAGGCTATGACACCCACTACGACGGCAAGTGGCACATCTCGCATGCCGACCTCGTCGACCCGGCCACCGGGGAGACCCTGGCCACCAATGACGACGAGGGCCGAGTCGACTCCGCTGCTGTCCGGCGCTATCTGGAGGCTGATCCTCTTGCGCCGTACGGGTTCTCCGGCTGGGTGGGACCGGAGCCGCACGGCGCGAAGTTGTCCAACGCGGGCGTCCGTCGTGATCCGCTGATCGCCGATCGGGTGGTGGCATGGCTCGACGACCGGTACGCGCGCCGACGCGCCGGCGATCCGGCCGCACTGCGGCCCTTCCTGCTGGTGGCCAGCTTCGTCAACCCACACGACATCGTGCTGTTCCCCGGGTGGTCGCGGCGCAGCCCGCTGACGCCGTCCCCGTCGGATCCGCCGCACGTCCCGCCCGCGCCGACCGCCGAGGAAGATCTGTCCACCAAACCCGCGGCGCAGAAGTCATTTCGGGATGCGTATTACTCGGGATACGGTCCCGCGCGGGCCATCGAGCGCACGTACAGGCGTGGCGCCCAGCGTTATCGCGACCTGTACTACCGGCTGCACGCCGAGGTGGACTCCCCGATCGATCGGGTGCGTCGCGCCGTCACCGAGGGCGGCTCGGGCGCCGGGCCCGACGAGACCGTGCTGGTCCGTACGGCTGATCACGGCGACCTGCTCGGCGCGCACGGCGGTCTGCACCAGAAGTGGTTCAACCTGTACGACGAGGCGACACGGGTACCGTTCGTCATTGCGCGGATCGGTCGGAACCCGACCACCGCGCGCACGGTGACCGCACCGACCTCGCACGTCGACCTGGTGCCGACGCTGCTGGCCGCGGCCCACGTCGACGTCGGCCGCGTCGCGGAGGAACTGGCCCAGGACTTTTCCGAGGTGCACCCCCTCATCGGGTGCAACCTGATGCCGGTGGTCGACGGTGCCCCCGCCGACGACGATCGACCCGTCTACCTGATGACCCGCGACAACGTACTCGAGGGCGACACCGGAGCGTCGGGGGCGGCGCGTGCCCTCGGCCTGACCGCGAGAGTGCCTCGACCGCTGCGCATCCGGATCCCGGCCAACACCGGCGCCAACTTCGAAGGGCTTGTCCTACGGGTCGATGACGGGGTGGCCGAAGGTGGCCGAGGACACCTGTGGAAGCTGGTCCGCTCGTTCGACGACCCGTCGACATGGACCGAGCCCGGGGTGCGGCAGCTGGCCGCCGACGGCCGTCGCGGGCCGACGTATCGGAGTACCCCGCTCGACGACCAGTGGGAACTGTACGACCTGACCGTCGATCCGTCGGAAGCACACAATCGATGGACCGACCCCGACCTGCACGCCCTGCGTAGTTTCCTTCGCACCCAGCTGAAATCGGTTCGTACGCAGTCCGTTCCCGAGCGCAATCGGCCGTGGCCCTACGCCGCGCGCAGGTCGGCTCCCAGAGCCGCGCACCGGCCGGTGCGCGATGCGCTGACCGCGGTGCGACGTCGGCTGCGCTGA
- a CDS encoding TetR/AcrR family transcriptional regulator, producing the protein MTTDVTAPRRRSEKSRLAIVAATRDMLLERGFDKLSIEAVAARAGVGKQTIYRWWPSRHALVADVILDYADRILRPIASTGDLTADCCAWAVDLAKTLTTARGNAMLRFLTTAGMEYPDTAARLRAGFSVPLHDTVRNRLLTAGLGEDAARDAADAIVGGVVYAILTEGRAFAPHRAETITRTVLSGARGASS; encoded by the coding sequence ATGACCACCGACGTGACCGCACCCAGGCGCCGCAGCGAGAAGTCTCGGCTGGCCATCGTCGCCGCCACGCGTGACATGTTGCTGGAACGCGGGTTCGACAAGTTGAGCATCGAGGCGGTGGCGGCCCGGGCGGGAGTGGGTAAGCAGACCATCTACCGGTGGTGGCCGAGCAGACACGCGCTGGTGGCTGATGTGATCCTGGACTACGCCGACCGCATCTTGCGGCCGATCGCGTCCACCGGCGACCTCACCGCCGACTGTTGCGCGTGGGCGGTGGACCTCGCCAAAACACTGACCACGGCTCGCGGTAACGCGATGCTGCGTTTCCTGACCACCGCCGGCATGGAGTATCCGGACACCGCCGCCCGACTGCGGGCCGGCTTCAGCGTGCCGCTGCACGACACGGTGCGCAACCGGCTGCTGACGGCGGGACTCGGTGAAGACGCGGCGCGCGACGCCGCCGACGCCATCGTCGGCGGTGTGGTCTACGCGATTCTGACCGAGGGACGAGCGTTCGCCCCGCACCGCGCCGAGACGATCACCCGCACCGTACTGTCCGGAGCCCGAGGAGCCAGCTCATGA
- a CDS encoding NAD-dependent epimerase/dehydratase family protein — protein MATKLVIGASGFLGSHVTRQLVVRGEDDVRVLIRPTSSTRAIDGLPLDVRRGEIFDADAVADAMRGCDVVYYCVVDARPWLRDPAPLWRTNVEGLRSVLDIAARASLARFVYTSTIGTIGRVDHGLADETTVHNWGDIGGAYIASRVAAERCLLDYCADHGLPGVAMCVANTYGPGDWLPTPHGGLLAAAVRGRLPFSIDGYASEVVGVEDAAQALLLAGERGRPGQRYIVSERFMSAREIYEIGCAAVGVPPPKRRVPIRLMWVLSHLSDAAARMRGTETKFTPLNIRLMDIMSPMDHSKAVRELGWQPQPTPEAIRAAARFFRDRYRRPVSEAMTR, from the coding sequence ATGGCGACGAAGCTGGTGATCGGTGCCAGCGGATTCCTCGGATCGCACGTCACCAGGCAACTGGTCGTCCGTGGTGAGGACGACGTGCGGGTGCTGATCCGCCCGACGAGTTCGACGCGTGCCATCGACGGGCTACCTCTCGACGTGCGCCGCGGCGAGATCTTCGACGCCGACGCGGTCGCCGACGCGATGCGCGGCTGCGACGTCGTCTACTACTGCGTCGTCGACGCCCGTCCGTGGCTGCGCGATCCGGCACCGTTGTGGCGCACCAACGTCGAGGGTCTGCGCAGCGTGCTCGACATCGCGGCGCGGGCGTCGTTGGCACGCTTCGTCTACACCAGCACCATCGGCACGATCGGTCGGGTCGACCACGGCTTGGCCGACGAGACCACCGTCCACAACTGGGGTGACATCGGCGGTGCCTACATCGCGTCCCGGGTCGCGGCCGAGCGGTGCCTGCTGGACTACTGTGCTGACCACGGACTGCCCGGGGTCGCGATGTGCGTGGCCAACACCTACGGTCCGGGCGACTGGCTCCCCACACCGCACGGGGGACTGCTGGCGGCCGCGGTCCGCGGCAGGCTGCCGTTCTCCATCGACGGATATGCCTCCGAGGTGGTCGGCGTCGAGGACGCCGCGCAAGCGCTGCTACTGGCCGGCGAACGAGGCCGCCCAGGTCAGCGCTACATCGTTTCCGAACGCTTCATGAGCGCTCGTGAGATCTACGAGATCGGCTGCGCGGCAGTCGGTGTGCCACCGCCGAAGCGGCGTGTCCCGATCCGGCTGATGTGGGTGCTGAGCCACCTCAGCGATGCGGCCGCCCGGATGCGCGGCACCGAGACCAAGTTCACGCCGCTGAACATCCGGCTGATGGACATCATGTCGCCGATGGATCACTCCAAAGCGGTGCGGGAACTCGGCTGGCAACCGCAGCCGACACCGGAGGCGATCCGTGCGGCAGCGCGTTTCTTCCGCGACCGCTACCGCAGACCGGTGTCGGAGGCGATGACCCGATGA
- a CDS encoding acyl-CoA dehydrogenase gives MSVGLTPEQGQLAEAVAQFAARHAPVDATRAAFDALAKGECPDWWDAFTQQGFHAVHLPERVGGQGGTLVDTGCVLEAAATALLPGPVLPTVLAGAVGMLARDGAASDALLTRLADGAPAALVLPAQHTIRATPAGDGWELRGTSPATLGVCSAQIIVLAADADGETVWCAVDPAGPGAAVEPRTGTDKTVDVGVLCLDGHVAGPEAVLSGIDPVRAGSIAVALTACAAAGTVRWCVDAVTDHLRTREQFGRPIGSFQALQHQAAMLLVNCELAAAAAWDAVRSAAETPVQNEIAAGTAALMAVATAPDLVFDTLTMFGAIGFTWEHDLHLYWRKATSLAASIGPAGHFAQRLGTLTRTESRDVSVKLGDVDAEFRAWVARVLDEAATLRNDRPGRQGDYENLATGPQRTLLAEAGLIAPHWPRPWGVGATQVQLLIIDEEFARRPGLVRPSLNIAEWILPTLISSAPEHLQQRFIPPTQRGDMTWCQLFSEPGAGSDLASLTTRATKVDGGWRVNGHKIWTSSAHIADYGALLARTDPDAAKHRGIGYFIVDMRAEGVELQPIRQATGEAHFNEVFLDDVFVPDELLLGGPTDGWNLAIATMAQERVAISGYVNFDRAHILRTLAGQDRPDHARVRAALGEADAYANAIKVLAVREVMRLLDGQAPGPTSSIAKVAMNVMLRRTFKAALDLAAPAGLLEDSDPVVVEPYFHLPAELIGGGTKEIQLNIIAQMILGLPRG, from the coding sequence ATGAGCGTCGGTCTGACGCCCGAACAGGGCCAGCTCGCCGAGGCGGTGGCGCAGTTCGCGGCGCGGCACGCTCCGGTCGACGCCACCCGTGCGGCATTCGACGCGCTGGCCAAGGGAGAATGCCCAGACTGGTGGGATGCCTTCACCCAGCAGGGATTTCACGCGGTGCACTTGCCCGAGCGGGTCGGCGGCCAGGGAGGCACCCTGGTCGACACCGGGTGCGTGCTCGAGGCCGCCGCCACCGCGCTGCTGCCCGGCCCGGTGCTGCCGACGGTGCTCGCCGGTGCGGTCGGCATGCTGGCCCGCGACGGGGCGGCATCGGACGCCCTGCTGACCCGCCTCGCCGACGGCGCGCCCGCGGCGCTGGTCCTGCCTGCGCAGCACACCATCCGCGCGACACCGGCGGGCGACGGGTGGGAACTGCGCGGCACGTCGCCCGCGACGCTGGGCGTGTGCTCGGCGCAGATCATCGTGCTCGCGGCCGACGCCGACGGCGAAACCGTGTGGTGTGCGGTGGACCCGGCAGGGCCCGGCGCAGCCGTGGAACCGCGCACCGGCACCGACAAGACCGTCGACGTCGGCGTGCTGTGCCTCGACGGTCACGTCGCCGGACCGGAGGCGGTCCTGTCCGGGATCGACCCGGTGCGGGCCGGCTCGATCGCGGTGGCGCTGACCGCGTGCGCGGCAGCCGGGACGGTGCGCTGGTGTGTCGACGCGGTCACCGACCACCTGCGCACCCGCGAACAGTTCGGCCGGCCGATCGGAAGCTTCCAGGCTCTCCAACATCAGGCGGCGATGCTGCTGGTCAACTGCGAGCTGGCGGCCGCGGCGGCCTGGGATGCGGTGCGATCGGCGGCCGAGACGCCGGTGCAGAACGAGATCGCGGCCGGCACAGCGGCGTTGATGGCCGTGGCCACCGCTCCGGACCTGGTCTTCGACACGTTGACGATGTTCGGTGCGATCGGGTTCACCTGGGAACACGACCTGCATCTGTACTGGCGCAAGGCCACCAGCCTGGCTGCCTCGATCGGGCCGGCCGGACATTTCGCGCAGCGTCTCGGCACCCTCACCCGCACCGAGAGTCGGGACGTGTCGGTGAAGCTGGGCGATGTCGATGCGGAGTTCCGCGCGTGGGTCGCCCGCGTGCTGGACGAGGCGGCCACGTTGCGCAACGACCGGCCCGGACGCCAGGGCGACTACGAGAATCTGGCCACCGGGCCGCAACGCACGCTGCTGGCCGAAGCGGGTTTGATCGCCCCGCACTGGCCGAGGCCATGGGGGGTCGGCGCCACCCAGGTGCAGTTGTTGATCATCGACGAGGAGTTCGCCAGACGGCCTGGGCTGGTGCGCCCGTCGCTGAACATCGCCGAGTGGATCCTGCCCACGCTGATCAGTTCCGCGCCCGAACACCTCCAGCAGCGGTTCATTCCGCCCACCCAGCGCGGTGACATGACCTGGTGCCAGCTGTTCAGCGAGCCCGGGGCCGGGTCCGACCTGGCCTCGCTGACCACCCGGGCCACAAAGGTCGACGGCGGGTGGCGGGTCAACGGCCACAAGATCTGGACCTCCTCGGCGCATATCGCCGATTACGGAGCGCTGCTCGCACGCACCGACCCCGACGCCGCCAAACACCGCGGCATCGGCTACTTCATCGTCGACATGCGCGCCGAAGGCGTTGAACTGCAACCGATCCGCCAGGCCACCGGTGAGGCGCACTTCAACGAGGTGTTCCTCGACGACGTCTTCGTGCCCGACGAACTGTTGCTCGGCGGTCCCACTGACGGCTGGAACCTCGCGATCGCGACGATGGCACAGGAGCGGGTGGCCATCAGTGGCTACGTCAACTTCGACCGGGCCCACATCCTGCGCACCCTCGCCGGGCAGGACCGCCCCGACCACGCGCGGGTGCGGGCCGCGCTGGGCGAGGCCGACGCCTACGCGAACGCGATCAAGGTGCTCGCCGTGCGGGAGGTGATGCGGCTGCTCGACGGGCAGGCGCCCGGTCCGACGTCGAGCATCGCGAAGGTCGCCATGAATGTGATGCTGCGGCGCACGTTCAAGGCCGCGTTGGACCTCGCCGCCCCGGCGGGACTGCTCGAGGACTCCGACCCCGTGGTCGTCGAACCTTACTTCCACCTGCCGGCCGAACTGATCGGTGGCGGCACGAAAGAGATCCAGCTCAACATCATCGCCCAGATGATCCTCGGTCTTCCCCGTGGATGA
- a CDS encoding thiolase family protein, whose amino-acid sequence MGLRGEAAIVGYVELPPERLSKATPAPFTLEQWAELGAAALADAGLPGDLVDGIVTTHLGETEIFVPSTVAEYLGVRANFAELVDLGGASAAGMIWRAAAAVELGVCDVVLCAIPARYITPTSEKKPKPLSDAVFFGASSNQYGSPQAEFEIPYGNLGQNGPYGQVAQRYAATYGYDERTMAKLVVDQRFNANHTDGAIWQHTPLTVEEVLASPVIADPLHMLEIVMPCVGGAAVVVASAEVAARAANRPVWVKGFGEQVPFKTPTYAEDLLTTPIVRAAETAFAMSGLGREQMDMVSIYDCYTITVLLSLEDAGFCEKGKGMEFVSSHDLTFRGDFPLNTAGGQLGFGQAGNAGGMHHVCDATRQIMGRAGAAQVADCHRAFVSGNGGILSEQTALVLEGD is encoded by the coding sequence ATGGGATTGCGCGGAGAAGCGGCCATCGTCGGATACGTCGAATTGCCACCGGAACGCCTCAGCAAGGCGACCCCGGCGCCGTTCACCCTCGAGCAGTGGGCCGAACTCGGTGCCGCAGCGCTGGCCGACGCCGGGCTGCCCGGCGACCTCGTCGACGGAATCGTCACCACGCACCTGGGCGAGACGGAGATCTTCGTCCCGTCCACGGTGGCCGAATACCTCGGGGTGAGGGCGAACTTCGCCGAACTGGTCGACCTGGGTGGCGCCAGCGCCGCCGGGATGATCTGGCGGGCCGCGGCCGCCGTCGAGCTGGGTGTCTGCGACGTGGTGCTGTGCGCCATCCCGGCCCGCTACATCACACCGACCTCGGAGAAGAAACCCAAACCCTTGAGCGACGCGGTCTTCTTCGGAGCGTCCAGCAACCAGTACGGCTCGCCCCAGGCGGAATTCGAGATCCCTTACGGAAATCTCGGTCAGAACGGTCCGTACGGTCAGGTCGCGCAACGGTATGCCGCCACGTACGGCTACGACGAACGCACGATGGCCAAGCTCGTGGTCGACCAGCGATTCAACGCCAACCACACCGACGGCGCGATCTGGCAGCACACGCCCCTGACCGTCGAGGAGGTGCTGGCCAGCCCGGTCATCGCGGACCCCTTGCACATGCTCGAGATCGTGATGCCGTGCGTGGGTGGTGCCGCCGTCGTGGTGGCCAGCGCTGAAGTCGCCGCGCGGGCGGCCAACCGGCCGGTCTGGGTCAAGGGATTCGGCGAGCAGGTGCCGTTCAAGACCCCCACCTACGCGGAGGATCTGCTCACCACCCCGATCGTGCGCGCCGCGGAAACCGCATTCGCGATGTCAGGGCTGGGCCGGGAACAGATGGACATGGTGTCGATCTACGACTGTTACACCATCACGGTGCTGCTCAGTCTGGAGGACGCCGGGTTCTGCGAGAAAGGCAAGGGCATGGAGTTCGTCTCGTCCCACGACTTGACGTTCCGCGGTGACTTCCCCCTCAACACCGCCGGCGGACAACTGGGATTCGGGCAGGCCGGCAATGCCGGGGGCATGCACCACGTCTGCGATGCCACCCGCCAGATCATGGGCCGAGCCGGCGCCGCACAGGTCGCCGACTGTCACCGGGCGTTCGTGTCCGGCAACGGCGGCATCCTCAGCGAGCAAACCGCCCTCGTCCTGGAAGGTGACTGA
- a CDS encoding Zn-ribbon domain-containing OB-fold protein → MPVKTPTTAPFWDALSEHRVRIQYSPSLQSYVFYPRVRAPRTLADDLEWREISGMGTLYSFTVARRPVGPHFADAVPQLLAIVEWDEGPRFSTELVNVEPAEIRIGMRVKPVFCDYPDHDVTMLRYAPA, encoded by the coding sequence ATGCCCGTCAAAACGCCGACCACTGCGCCCTTCTGGGATGCGCTGTCCGAGCATCGGGTGAGGATCCAGTACTCACCGTCGTTGCAGAGCTATGTCTTCTACCCGCGGGTGCGGGCGCCGAGGACGTTGGCCGACGACCTCGAATGGCGGGAGATCTCGGGAATGGGGACGCTGTACTCGTTCACGGTGGCCCGGCGCCCTGTCGGTCCACACTTCGCCGATGCGGTACCGCAGTTGCTCGCGATCGTCGAATGGGATGAGGGACCGCGGTTCTCGACCGAACTGGTCAACGTCGAGCCGGCAGAAATCCGGATCGGCATGCGGGTCAAGCCGGTGTTCTGCGACTATCCCGACCACGACGTGACGATGTTGCGCTACGCGCCGGCGTAG